The following DNA comes from Ascaphus truei isolate aAscTru1 chromosome 1, aAscTru1.hap1, whole genome shotgun sequence.
gactggcaaatttcgacccactgagcccaccagaatggaacttattaatatgtgtagatattaaagtgtatatgtatggtattttggatctgttctgaaaatgcagacgccatctgctatgctaataggtcatgaagggcagccggctgattgagcctaagcactgtgatcaaaaggtaactgccctgattgtttacaccaagtactaatcaacagaccaagtactaatcaacaagactctgccactctaattgttacctgagggcagagaatcatcaaactggagtggtttgtaagtgttgtGTTTACACCtaaaaacaatgcagatacttcatttggtagattggtcgtcgcccctgatttaattatggggctacccatagagtcccagtacagatgggctaattagctggggggcatgggttaatctgtgtctccacgttagggattggatacagataattgttcaccaatagtctgtattcaattttaagaatagggttacacaggtatataaactgtgtcaaccctacagttcttagttcttcttctgataccatcttgaatgtcaccggattgctggagaattgctagctgatacttctccatcccccaaccctaagtaagtgttaccttcttgtctgttaattatactatattgctgtgttcaccttatttaaggaataaattatattttattatatctaagcctcgttcagttcaacccagatatttggtgttcattatatcttgtcataagctaccgtgacaatgggccacccggagctgaaattaacggagttcagctcgggagacccccttcttcaactAAATCTATATAATGAAAAATTTGCAAAAAGTCCGCCGCCTTGCATTGTCTCTTTAATGTGGAATACATCTTTTATGTTTATCTTCCAGGCAAATGACGGTCTTCTCCGGCAACCAGTTAGTTGAGTGCCAGGAATGCCACAATCTTTACCATCAGGACTGTCACAAGCCCCAGGTCACTGATAAGGATGTGAATGACCCACGCCTGGTCTGGTATTGTGCCCGTTGCACCAGACAGATGAAGAGAATGGTAGGACCTGCTGCATGAGCTCCCATTTCCAATTTTAGAAGGCCTCTTGGGAACAAGAGCCAGGTATTTAGTGTTGTAATCTGGGTgcaagcaaagaaacacaggtggGGTTGATAGGTAATTAGGAATAAGGCAGAAGATCAGGGGAGCAAGGtcatgtaaccatgtaaccatTAGCAAATGGGCGTAGGAAACGGGGTTAATAGGCTGGAAGATGATTCTTATGTAACAGAGGAGGCTGTTCAAAATGATTTCCAAACATGCATTCCATATATTGTATGTAACCATCTGGAACAAAATGTGTTATACATAAAATGACCCCACACGGCCTGACCTTTATGTTGATTGATATATTTACTCCGAAATTACACTTAATATTTTGATCAGATCTATGAACTGGTCAATAAAAACCTAAGTAGAATCTGCTTCACGTAAGCCACATttagaagggtgtgtgtgtgtgtgtgtgtgtgtgtgtgtgtgtgtgtgtgtgtgtgtcatttattTACCTGGAGAAACATTACATTATGCTGCAGAGATTTTGATTGCAATATTGCAGGAATTGGGACTGCATTCAGATATTATCCAAAGTGACACATCCTTTATTATCAAGCAattaatgttttttcttttattatcaAACAGAGAAATGTCACAATTAAAAGTATACTAAATGTCATTATTCCTCTTACCCCTTTTTTGCAGTTTATTTTTGGCATATCTGTTTTTTTCTGATCTACAATTGACTTTTCAGGCACAAAAGAATCAGAAGCCGTCACAGAAACCTGCTCCCTCAACAGTGtctgcagcagcagtgccagtTGTGAAGGATCCATCAGTCAGCAAGCCTGAGCTGAAGCCTAAGCTAGATTCTGCAAGTACATTTTTAGCATTCAAGAGAGCAGAAGTTAAGGTATTGTGTTTTTGATAAGTTGCCttatctgtatatgttctttataCTGatgttatttatgtatgtatgtaggtatatctttatatagcaccattaatgtacatagcattcACCACAGTAATACACGTTACAATTATGTAAATAACAGGAGGGAGAGGTCTTTAGaaacaaaagggggtagagagaagacatcctcgaGCAGAACGTaaaagtcaggatggtgcatagtgagaaattaaagctgagatgtaaggaagagcagaagagtgtaaagctttaaaagtgaggaggagaattgagtgtgtgatacgggatttgattgggagccaggagagggatttcaggaggggagacgctgaaacagatttcggaaagagtagagtgattctggcagcagggtttatgatagattgtaggggagacaggtgagaggcaggaaggccggacagcaggaggttacagtaatcgagactggagagaatgagggcctgagtcagagttttagcagtcgagcaacagaggaaagggtgtatcttagtgatattgcggaggaaaaaatcgACCggtttttagctacattgtgaatgtgagagatgagtcgagtgtgacccgtaggcagtgtgtgtgtgctactgggtgtgggatagtgcttccaacagtaacgtagaaggaggtagtagggctagGTGTGGGAGGAAATACGGGGAGCTCCTGTTTTTTTTAACACgttaagtcggtggagggccatccaggatgatatagcggagacaCGTTCAGAAACGTTGGTGTTAATTTAATGTTGTTTTCGTTTTCTTCCACTTTCCTGATAAATTCTAACCAATAACTGGTATTTtgtttgtaaggaaccccaacagtcTATGGACACACAAAAGAAGCGTATCTTTAGGAGTAACACTGGTTGCATAAACCAATCGTTTTAATTATTAAATAACTATTCTGTAATTGTTGTATAACTATATCTGTATATGGGTAGTTGCACATCTCCTCTTaggccccgttgcacgcgtccgcacggctgtcttgcttgccggcggcgcgtgcaactcactgcaccgcgatctgcaggaaacttttttcggagcggggggcgtggccacacgggtcggggggcgcggccatgacagggggcgtggccatgacgggggggcgggaccaaaacaaagcagggctcacagctggcttgccattggttgatgggagccagtctatgattggccccttcgcgtaccatgtgacgcgttgccgcacgggaacaccattctcttgtatcccgtgctggctgacgcgtcacagtacgtcgtcagttggcagtgaggagggactggaaCCGGATCGTGAGGGTAAACCGCAATGGTGAGTTGCGCTCAcgccgccgcccgcgccaccgggcgcagcgggtcccagccctaagattGGAGAAAACGGTTGGTTTCATGTCCTTGGCTGCAATAGGGGTTTGCAGCTTATTGTGTGCAGCACTTTGTAGACCCTTCCAGCAGGATTGCAAATCCTGGCCTTTTAAAAGAAGTGCAAACGTTATCCAATTGTGAGGCCCAAGATGGGTAACTGTCCAAGTCATGGTGGGGGAGAGATTAGGGGAACTGACCCCTCGGTTCACGTTTCACAACCACTCATTAATTATCCTATTTCAAGCAGATGCCCTTCTATATTTCTGAAAGGATCAGCGTGCCATCTGGCAAGCAATATATTGTATACAGGAGATAACAGGAGAAAGGTAGATGATGTGTGCCGAGTaaatcaatttttatttttttttctttgtcaatATTCCATTTCACTCAGCGCTGACCCTATATTAATTGTCAAATCTGTGTGCTGAATATATAATACTGAATTCTAAAGTCGCTTTCACAAAATAACACCCTAATGTAATGTAGTTTATCACGATtataattgtcatttttttttttgtgaaggtCTCTGCTACGGTTTTGGGGAATTCCTCCAGTGCTGCTTTATCGTCGGCAGCTGTAAGTGGCCTCACGGGTTGGGCTGCGTTTGGAGCCAAGACTGCCAGTGCTGTGCCAGTGACTACCAAGCTGGGAACAACCGCACAGGCTGCCAGTGGAAAGCCCCCGGCCCTTTCTGCAGGACTGAAACCGGCGGGTCTGTCGGGGTTGGCGCCTTCTAAAGCTGGATCTGTGTCTAAAACTGGATCTGGAAGCGGCAGCACCAATCCCATCCCATTAAAGCCTCTGCCGCCTCTCATACTGGGTAAAACGGGGCTCAGCCGCTCCATGAGCAGTGACAATGTCAGCAAAGCAGGCCTAGCCAGCCCAACCACAGCCTCCTCTGGGAGCAACATCAGCAGCCAGTTAAACAGTGGGAATGGAGGCGGTAGTGCTGCTGGGAGCAGCGGGAGCGCAAGCAGCAAACTGGCTGTGGACCCCAGCATGCAGCTGTCGGGGGCAAAAGGCCCCACATCGCAGGAATCGCAGCTGAACGCCATGAAGCGGCTGCAAATGGTGAAAAAGAAAGCTGCACAGAAAAAGCTAAAGAAGTGACCACATAATCCAggagttttaaggatatctctgcttcaggtggcataggtggctcagtcaacgactgcatCACAGATTgagccttctgtgctgaagcagggggatccttaaaacctgacttgctgctggcccttgaggactggaggtggccactCCTGACACAATCTGTGTGCTGCTGCCGTTCAAACGATCACAACATAACCATGCTGCATCTTGTGGCACAGGGGGAATGCAAATTCACTTGGGGAATGTATGTAATATTTCCTGGGTTCTCTCCACTGGCTTTGAAAGCAGCAGTGACTGATAAACACGATAGAGACAATATAACAATTGTATTGAGCAGTCAAGTTGTTGGAAAAATGAAAAGTATCTTCGGTTTGAATAATTGAGACGGATACTACAAAAGGAGattgtttaaaaaagaaaaaattttAAACGCATTTTCTTAGCACTGACATTTTcatgtttgtgatttttttttttttaattctctatTTTTATTCTCTTTGTTTTAAACACCAGGACcacttactgtagtgccgacgagtattctaaaacaaatctggggcaatcaccaacaagacccaggtacatcctgggtacatgctgggtacatgctgtgacatttccctgacatttctgcagacagactaatggcccatcggattaacagcgggggtccctggcagtcccattcaaactgaatgggactgccagggacccctgctgtgttaatccgatgggccattagtctctgcagaaatgtcactgaaatgttgcagcatgtacccagcatgtacccagcatgtacctggttcTTGTTGGTGatggccccagattttccaaggcaagttttagaatactcgtcggcgcacctgtatatctATTTCAACATGTAAAGGTGcaaccctatccgcaggtcctgCACTACCAATGCTATATTGTCTTGTGTATTTCTCtcactgcatagagaaaagagcaaacaaaacaataatatagcAAATGGCATTGGATGCGTGACATGTATGCGGTGCCTACGGGGTTAATATTTGACTGCACTGTAGCTGGGTTCCTA
Coding sequences within:
- the INTS12 gene encoding integrator complex subunit 12 isoform X1, whose protein sequence is MAAVVNSELDPIFLKALGYLHSKGKDSAEKLKALLDESLFKGIDSGYRPPQKEMEQPKVTLSKVKLEAKASSSTAGSGTLSKPLPPEKVKKEAEKRSADKIKVELSDTVDMPKKPRLEKPEARSSPITVQTSKDLPIPDLSSFDETSADDFAMEMGLACVVCRQMTVFSGNQLVECQECHNLYHQDCHKPQVTDKDVNDPRLVWYCARCTRQMKRMAQKNQKPSQKPAPSTVSAAAVPVVKDPSVSKPELKPKLDSASTFLAFKRAEVKVSATVLGNSSSAALSSAAVSGLTGWAAFGAKTASAVPVTTKLGTTAQAASGKPPALSAGLKPAGLSGLAPSKAGSVSKTGSGSGSTNPIPLKPLPPLILGKTGLSRSMSSDNVSKAGLASPTTASSGSNISSQLNSGNGGGSAAGSSGSASSKLAVDPSMQLSGAKGPTSQESQLNAMKRLQMVKKKAAQKKLKK
- the INTS12 gene encoding integrator complex subunit 12 isoform X2, producing the protein MAAVVNSELDPIFLKALGYLHSKGKDSAEKLKALLDESLFKGIDSGYRPPQKMEQPKVTLSKVKLEAKASSSTAGSGTLSKPLPPEKVKKEAEKRSADKIKVELSDTVDMPKKPRLEKPEARSSPITVQTSKDLPIPDLSSFDETSADDFAMEMGLACVVCRQMTVFSGNQLVECQECHNLYHQDCHKPQVTDKDVNDPRLVWYCARCTRQMKRMAQKNQKPSQKPAPSTVSAAAVPVVKDPSVSKPELKPKLDSASTFLAFKRAEVKVSATVLGNSSSAALSSAAVSGLTGWAAFGAKTASAVPVTTKLGTTAQAASGKPPALSAGLKPAGLSGLAPSKAGSVSKTGSGSGSTNPIPLKPLPPLILGKTGLSRSMSSDNVSKAGLASPTTASSGSNISSQLNSGNGGGSAAGSSGSASSKLAVDPSMQLSGAKGPTSQESQLNAMKRLQMVKKKAAQKKLKK